A DNA window from Rhineura floridana isolate rRhiFlo1 chromosome 11, rRhiFlo1.hap2, whole genome shotgun sequence contains the following coding sequences:
- the LOC133367872 gene encoding olfactory receptor 8S1-like, with translation MENQTVITEFILLGLSRDRHLQMFFFFLFLIIFLVTLLGNSAIMLVTRTDSSLQNPMFFFLSHLAFADICYSSVIVPKMLENHIGKQKTISKEGCIAQSLLIFQVADAEVFILAAMAYDRYVAICDPLHYTTVMKKEICRNLVSGAWAMGFLYSLMNALSLLNFHFCQNNIIIDNYSCEFPSVLALSCTQTLTNYIVLLISVLVFGFSPFLLTLISYTYIISTILKIRSAEGRRKAFSTCSSHLIVVGLYYIAAFFRYMKPSSESLMYLDKVMSIQYSILTPMLNPIIYSLKNKDIQNALAKKFGKCKFFK, from the coding sequence ATGGAAAATCAAACTGTAATAACAGAGTTTATACTCTTGGGACTCTCCAGAGATCGACACCTAcaaatgtttttcttcttcttgttcctGATTATTTTTTTGGTAACGCTATTAGGAAACTCAGCAATCATGCTCGTGACCAGGACTGACTCTAGCCTTCAGAACCCCATGTTCTTCTTTCTCAGTCATTTAGCTTTTGCTGACATCTGCTATTCATCTGTTATTGTTCCCAAGATGTTAGAAAACCACATaggaaaacagaaaacaatttcCAAGGAAGGATGCATTGCACAGAGTCTCCTCATTTTCCAGGTTGCTGATGCGGAAGTATTCATCCTCGCAGCAATGGCTTATGACCGATATGTTGCTATATGTGACCCATTGCATTATACCACAGTCATGAAAAAAGAAATTTGCAGAAATCTAGTGAGTGGAGCGTGGGCTATGGGTTTCTtgtattcattaatgaatgcccTGTCTTTATTAAATTTTCATTTCTGCCAAAACAATATTATTATTGACAACTACAGCTGTGAGTTTCCTTCAGTCTTGGCCCTGTCTTGCACTCAGACCCTCACCAATTACATTGTTCTTCTTATATCTGTGTTGGTCTTTGGTTTCAGTCCTTTCCTCCTCACTCTCATCTCTTACACTTACATTATTTCCACAATCTTGAAGATTCGTTCAGCGGAAGGCAGGCGTAAAGCCTTCTCCACTTGCAGCTCCCACCTCATTGTGGTGGGGTTATACTACATTGCAGCTTTTTTCCGCTATATGAAGCCAAGTTCAGAATCACTCATGTATCTGGACAAAGTGATGTCTATCCAGTATAGTATATTAACTCCCATGTTAAACCCTATCATTTACAGCTTGAAAAACAAGGATATCCAAAATGCTCTGGCAAAAAAGTTTGGAAAGTGtaagttttttaaataa